One part of the Bdellovibrio bacteriovorus genome encodes these proteins:
- a CDS encoding metalloproteinase domain-containing protein: MRVSMTVFLMSFVFATQASASAFDSLNDQKLQEQALTLLEQNAASMRLTGDVRPEEKLTEILAKVQAYNDEILTRLSEGQDLENMTSAVSHTDTKCSVDQSGKSAVCNLLITYRPLGETNVRFHVDLDEAGNAVGISSTADIARGD, from the coding sequence ATGCGCGTGTCGATGACTGTATTTTTGATGTCTTTTGTTTTTGCGACCCAAGCCTCAGCTTCGGCTTTTGATTCTTTGAATGATCAAAAACTGCAAGAGCAGGCCCTGACTCTTCTGGAACAAAATGCCGCTTCAATGCGCCTGACTGGTGATGTTCGCCCCGAAGAAAAGCTGACAGAGATTCTGGCCAAAGTTCAGGCCTACAACGACGAGATCCTGACCCGCCTTTCCGAAGGCCAGGATCTGGAAAACATGACAAGTGCTGTTTCCCACACCGACACCAAATGCAGCGTCGACCAGAGTGGAAAATCCGCCGTGTGCAATCTGCTGATCACCTACCGCCCGCTGGGCGAAACCAACGTTCGCTTCCATGTTGACCTGGATGAGGCCGGCAATGCCGTGGGCATCTCCAGCACAGCCGACATCGCTCGCGGCGACTAA